One Eurosta solidaginis isolate ZX-2024a chromosome 5, ASM4086904v1, whole genome shotgun sequence DNA segment encodes these proteins:
- the LOC137253197 gene encoding uncharacterized protein isoform X2: MPSRRAGAGAVRRKHSIGNLRRAHPASGATWNVQVVRGKMSSKCLWHACRALVLGLTLMLLGAGMATIGYYADYLSTGSELRGNATVRVKNDLKGLHLNNLSYVGPIVMGFGGFIVVASCVMTFEARDSAAKVVPARFRAGTTGSKTTMRSNQSSATSQRRAIGIQLQTTRWDQQFGVFRTSPAKPPPQTTPQPFDREALTAELIKFSKSLSASARFSPQLRRLTHTGSVPNLSTHAPHPIVYSTNLSHLLSPNHKPFLLLEQKRHHHRHHHRHHHHHHHRHGNITTTNSSGRQVKPRGARISNSLVQRNTRENGGPCTLLQPPPTANKLYWHAASFDDGARTEKLQLSRATIADMAKRSDTAKRHVLARQKPIEHEEDRSSPLGNRRSQLSVCSEPPAALHQLSGQSSLEPCFPEESVDMPDEKQRTNINGLPSTPESLSVAIQTTSLTSVHQLEDIPPPLPKKLNSILKKARPDTLSLTSSNNTKSAIENELKQSLCRSNSSRTYYRPKPKLPKETDDSIFYIRSASKRPSTESNDLYDSVQVINERRTTLLRTESEAALNHENKTSRSSLLTEIPERAQNNASIDVEEKESEDQTVAIAAKGNNVALEIEPDVSKPPMTHRSVE, translated from the exons ATGCCATCACGTCGAGCGGGTGCTGGGGCAGTGCGTCGTAAGCACTCAATCGGTAATTTACGTCGTGCTCATCCAGCCTCGGGCGCAACATGGAACGTGCAGGTGGTGCGTGGCAAAATGTCATCAAAATGCCTCTGGCATGCATGTCGCGCACTGGTGCTTGGTTTGACGCTAATGCTGCTTGGAGCCGGTATGGCTACGATAG GTTACTACGCCGACTATCTTTCCACAGGCTCTGAGCTGCGTGGTAATGCGACAGTGAGAGTCAAAAATGATCTGAAGGGTCTGCATCTTAATAATCTTTCCTATGTCGGTCCCATAGTGATGGGTTTTGGTGGTTTTATAGTAGTGGCTTCATGTGTCATGACCTTCGAAGCGCGCGACTCGGCAGCTAAAGTTGTACCGGCAAGATTTCGTGCAGGCACGACCGGCAGTAAGACAACGATGCGTAGTAATCAGAGTAGCGCTACATCACAGAGGCGTGCCATAG GCATACAACTGCAGACGACACGCTGGGATCAACAATTTGGCGTATTTCGCACATCACCCGCTAAGCCGCCACCGCAAACCACACCTCAACCCTTCGATCGTGAAGCGCTTACAGCCGAGCTTATCAAATTTTCTAAATCACTCAG CGCATCCGCTCGCTTTTCTCCACAACTACGACGCCTTACCCACACTGGTTCTGTACCAAATCTCTCCACACATGCCCCCCATCCCATCGTTTACTCCACTAACCTATCACATTTGCTTTCGCCGAATCACAAAccatttttgttattggaacaAAAACGTCACCACCACCGACACCATCATCGGCATCATCACCACCACCATCATCGTCACGGGAACATCACCACTACCAACAGTAGTGGACGCCAAGTAAAACCGCGTGGCGCACGCATCAGTAATAGTTTAGTACAACGTAATACGCGTGAGAATGGTGGTCCGTGTACTTTGCTTCAGCCTCCGCCAACAGCAAATAAGCTCTATTGGCATGCTGCCTCGTTTGATGATGGTGCTCGTACGGAGAAGTTACAACTTTCGCGTGCCACAATCGCCGATATGGCTAAACGTTCGGATACGGCTAAACGTCATGTGCTGGCACGACAGAAGCCGATCGAGCACGAAGAGGATAGAAGTAGCCCGTTGGGTAATCGCAG GAGTCAATTAAGCGTTTGCTCAGAGCCACCAGCGGCTTTACACCAGCTTTCCGGTCAATCAAGCTTAGAACCATGCTTCCCCGAAGAAAGCGTCGATATGCCTGATGAAAAACAAAGAACGAACATTAATGGATTACCTTCAACGCCGGAATCACTCAGCGTTGCCATACAAACCACCTCTCTAACATCAGTACACCAACTAGAGGATATACCTCCACCACTACCCAAAAAATTAAACAGCATACTAAAGAAAGCACGTCCCGATACTCTATCACTTACTTCCAGTAACAACACAAAATCTGCCATAGAGAATGAACTCAAGCAATCACTTTGTCGTAGCAACTCTTCGCGTACTTACTATAGACCTAAACCGAAACTGCCCAAAGAAACGGATGATAGCATATTTTATATACGCTCCGCAAGTAAACGTCCCAGCACGGAAAGTAATGATCTCTACGACTCAGTTCAAGTGATAAATGAAAGACGTACCACGCTTCTGAGAACAGAGAGCGAAGCGGCGCTTAATCATGAAAATAAAACAAGCAGATCATCGCTATTGACGGAAATACCGGAACGTGCTCAAAATAATGCATCCATAGATGTGGAAGAGAAAGAGTCGGAGGATCAAACAGTTGCTATTGCTGCGAAGGGAAATAATGTTGCTCTAGAAATTGAGCCAGATGTAAGCAAACCACCGATGACGCATCGCAGTGTAGAATGA
- the LOC137253197 gene encoding uncharacterized protein isoform X1, with amino-acid sequence MPSRRAGAGAVRRKHSIGNLRRAHPASGATWNVQVVRGKMSSKCLWHACRALVLGLTLMLLGAGMATIGYYADYLSTGSELRGNATVRVKNDLKGLHLNNLSYVGPIVMGFGGFIVVASCVMTFEARDSAAKVVPARFRAGTTGSKTTMRSNQSSATSQRRAIGIQLQTTRWDQQFGVFRTSPAKPPPQTTPQPFDREALTAELIKFSKSLSASARFSPQLRRLTHTGSVPNLSTHAPHPIVYSTNLSHLLSPNHKPFLLLEQKRHHHRHHHRHHHHHHHRHGNITTTNSSGRQVKPRGARISNSLVQRNTRENGGPCTLLQPPPTANKLYWHAASFDDGARTEKLQLSRATIADMAKRSDTAKRHVLARQKPIEHEEDRSSPLGNRRSSTMSDASYSGRWTARCASIASRASSIDSRRIQVDLHSPEVTPKSILRSPKRYSSGPSATPSVEKEFRSQLSVCSEPPAALHQLSGQSSLEPCFPEESVDMPDEKQRTNINGLPSTPESLSVAIQTTSLTSVHQLEDIPPPLPKKLNSILKKARPDTLSLTSSNNTKSAIENELKQSLCRSNSSRTYYRPKPKLPKETDDSIFYIRSASKRPSTESNDLYDSVQVINERRTTLLRTESEAALNHENKTSRSSLLTEIPERAQNNASIDVEEKESEDQTVAIAAKGNNVALEIEPDVSKPPMTHRSVE; translated from the exons ATGCCATCACGTCGAGCGGGTGCTGGGGCAGTGCGTCGTAAGCACTCAATCGGTAATTTACGTCGTGCTCATCCAGCCTCGGGCGCAACATGGAACGTGCAGGTGGTGCGTGGCAAAATGTCATCAAAATGCCTCTGGCATGCATGTCGCGCACTGGTGCTTGGTTTGACGCTAATGCTGCTTGGAGCCGGTATGGCTACGATAG GTTACTACGCCGACTATCTTTCCACAGGCTCTGAGCTGCGTGGTAATGCGACAGTGAGAGTCAAAAATGATCTGAAGGGTCTGCATCTTAATAATCTTTCCTATGTCGGTCCCATAGTGATGGGTTTTGGTGGTTTTATAGTAGTGGCTTCATGTGTCATGACCTTCGAAGCGCGCGACTCGGCAGCTAAAGTTGTACCGGCAAGATTTCGTGCAGGCACGACCGGCAGTAAGACAACGATGCGTAGTAATCAGAGTAGCGCTACATCACAGAGGCGTGCCATAG GCATACAACTGCAGACGACACGCTGGGATCAACAATTTGGCGTATTTCGCACATCACCCGCTAAGCCGCCACCGCAAACCACACCTCAACCCTTCGATCGTGAAGCGCTTACAGCCGAGCTTATCAAATTTTCTAAATCACTCAG CGCATCCGCTCGCTTTTCTCCACAACTACGACGCCTTACCCACACTGGTTCTGTACCAAATCTCTCCACACATGCCCCCCATCCCATCGTTTACTCCACTAACCTATCACATTTGCTTTCGCCGAATCACAAAccatttttgttattggaacaAAAACGTCACCACCACCGACACCATCATCGGCATCATCACCACCACCATCATCGTCACGGGAACATCACCACTACCAACAGTAGTGGACGCCAAGTAAAACCGCGTGGCGCACGCATCAGTAATAGTTTAGTACAACGTAATACGCGTGAGAATGGTGGTCCGTGTACTTTGCTTCAGCCTCCGCCAACAGCAAATAAGCTCTATTGGCATGCTGCCTCGTTTGATGATGGTGCTCGTACGGAGAAGTTACAACTTTCGCGTGCCACAATCGCCGATATGGCTAAACGTTCGGATACGGCTAAACGTCATGTGCTGGCACGACAGAAGCCGATCGAGCACGAAGAGGATAGAAGTAGCCCGTTGGGTAATCGCAG aAGCTCCACAATGTCGGATGCATCATACAGTGGCCGCTGGACGGCACGCTGCGCTTCGATAGCTAGTCGCGCCTCAAGCATTGATTCCCGACGGATACAAGTTGATTTGCACAGTCCTGAAGTTACACCAAAATCAATATTGCGCTCGCCAAAACGTTATAGCTCCGGACCATCTGCGACTCCGTCGGTGGAAAAAGAGTTTAG GAGTCAATTAAGCGTTTGCTCAGAGCCACCAGCGGCTTTACACCAGCTTTCCGGTCAATCAAGCTTAGAACCATGCTTCCCCGAAGAAAGCGTCGATATGCCTGATGAAAAACAAAGAACGAACATTAATGGATTACCTTCAACGCCGGAATCACTCAGCGTTGCCATACAAACCACCTCTCTAACATCAGTACACCAACTAGAGGATATACCTCCACCACTACCCAAAAAATTAAACAGCATACTAAAGAAAGCACGTCCCGATACTCTATCACTTACTTCCAGTAACAACACAAAATCTGCCATAGAGAATGAACTCAAGCAATCACTTTGTCGTAGCAACTCTTCGCGTACTTACTATAGACCTAAACCGAAACTGCCCAAAGAAACGGATGATAGCATATTTTATATACGCTCCGCAAGTAAACGTCCCAGCACGGAAAGTAATGATCTCTACGACTCAGTTCAAGTGATAAATGAAAGACGTACCACGCTTCTGAGAACAGAGAGCGAAGCGGCGCTTAATCATGAAAATAAAACAAGCAGATCATCGCTATTGACGGAAATACCGGAACGTGCTCAAAATAATGCATCCATAGATGTGGAAGAGAAAGAGTCGGAGGATCAAACAGTTGCTATTGCTGCGAAGGGAAATAATGTTGCTCTAGAAATTGAGCCAGATGTAAGCAAACCACCGATGACGCATCGCAGTGTAGAATGA
- the LOC137253202 gene encoding serine-rich adhesin for platelets, producing MGCASSTPMVATAGSEILKAATHVASDAAKGAENAVGEVADTVGKTLESTKDSVSTAVTGIAHDLSNAFTEKTNELDTVKNELLERWHLGGGADATTLEQTTETSTNHLDTKALEAGARLPTPPPNLDSLKISATAPEIEHAMVQSLEETPPSANATIADLEKLTTDVRQIAQTNVKDLAALAAEPSAMAVTAGIEGVEHVMIGSTATAEPAVDLITLLAAEKRPSTTEWEKHADNLSRTRRLNAFKGGGKFRHFGPAAPQIQSIHPANYILPIEEKEATQRVGNIMKRTIKNSLLENDSNFSDVYYNSRSSSPYSTSSNSPLLRRRRPRLPNHSVLAMNAKHMQRELAALLSDRRSAARSLTVLPTPVRQFDYNPHRVRYASPTLTPTPPMVLQTDVPPLTHIVNWKRNREHASLSSIPVHMGRGLETSTYLATSPLNNVISQSKIKPTKAFAPLRGQTINARSRIFGQTRTGSPINRRVFARRPNLAQANKTRFIPTQTNSPERTKALIQNKIEMAKKSEKQLAQSPTITMLEREASIRVEKAASISEMVANGFSLSRALSPIKLAAESYSIPHLNSVVSKSGRSTPHSLLEVVEQAVERTKTGGSTTTEGGEEVVFGEIGKRNQKVNKATNEEKQESKRCGETMKSGNIAEATSSKSNSRVIKGAEGKIEQPVDKTNKPAPRENQTVKSTAAVGRSKTDTPNFNRNSSENQSPTNRNFATKERFSPSSYKNVNLNNVVEDSKPSSWRYSGSGGRDQSSSRSKASENIFRTTPHAQYKRGNFQKNQARKNSEKGKSTSSNWKSSSGENDEVKYTNISNRFEPISSKEALPSLELQSHPGTTELEQDDSTNASSEVSNDSDLSQTNAYHISKKAIYSTESTEEYETKSSSNYHQKNEEGWEYEHQNHIHNIDENLSRASKRLVRANQSKNAKNNSQQSPQNKAANTVTKTGPKSKAHKNSQVSNSLNSSPSKSSKSSNSIVIGMIASTPETEDYNEVEVPNRLNVEFKEAYETIQEMIQSTTETDDYNEIAASNRYVDNFKTRHKTTDETLLSTTETDEFNETEPTQLLHEQLRTQHVTTKATLLLKIESTEVSSEDATRNRLNERYAETTDNTNIYQTSNEEENTQTEADDVSTEPPTFNSSTEVENISTESPSTDFEEPTQNKMTLYPPDANENNIIYAATSLEDLLQLLPPQTAYLKLGRSATMMALRSSTPLLDPQSISYRSTPQRRYKRHSVCDGCHDDRVPIVTELSSVALSRSPLVPPSPVKMRDRCAGCYNKYVIK from the exons aTGGGTTGCGCCAGCAGTACCCCAATGGTTGCAACGGCTGGCAGTGAAATATTAAAGGCGGCGACACATGTTGCCTCAGATGCAGCAAAGGGCGCTGAAAATGCAGTGGGAG AGGTAGCCGACACTGTTGGCAAAACACTTGAAAGCACCAAAGATTCAGTCAGCACAGCTGTCACAGGCATCGCACACGATCTGAGTAATGCATTTACCGAGAAAACAAACGAATTAGACACAGTGAAAAACGAACTCTTGGAACGTTGGCATTTGGGAGGTGGTGCAGACGCTACGACTTTGGAACAAACAACTGAGACATCAACAAATCATTTAGATACGAAAGCTTTAGAAGCAGGCGCTCGGTTACCTACACCACCACCTAATTTGGATAGTTTGAAAATATCAGCAACCGCACCAGAAATCGAGCATGCAATGGTGCAATCGCTTGAGGAGACACCACCCTCGGCGAATGCAACAATTGCCGATTTGGAAAAGCTAACAACGGATGTGAGACAGATAGCGCAAACGAATGTAAAAGACTTGGCAGCGTTAGCGGCAGAGCCGTCAGCAATGGCAGTGACAGCGGGTATTGAAGGAGTGGAACATGTGATGATTGGATCAACTGCCACCGCTGAACCGGCCGTGGA TTTGATCACTTTGCTGGCTGCGGAGAAGCGTCCCAGCACTACCGAGTGGGAAAAGCATGCCGATAATTTGTCGAGAACACGTAGGCTAAACGCATTTAAAGGTGGAGGGAAATTTCGACATTTTGGGCCAGCTGCACCACAAATACAGTCTATACATCCGGCAAATTATATCTTACCAATAGAAGAAAAAGAAGCAACACAACGAGTAGGAAATATAATGAAACGTACAATCAAAAACTCACTTCTTGAGAATGACAGCAACTTTAGTGATGTGTACTACAATAGTCGCAGCAGTTCGCCTTATTCGACAAGTTCCAATAGCCCGCTACTAAGAAGGCGACGTCCACGTTTACCAAATCATAGCGTACTTGCCATGAACGCCAAGCATATGCAGCGGGAACTGGCAGCACTTTTGAGCGATCGAAGATCAGCTGCACGTTCGTTAACAGTTTTACCTACACCCGTTAGACAATTTGATTACAATCCACATCGTGTGCGCTACGCGTCGCCTACACTTACACCTACACCACCTATGGTGCTACAAACCGACGTGCCACCACTAACACATATTGTGAATTGGAAAAGAAATAGAGAGCATGCAAGTTTGAGTTCTATACCGGTGCATATGGGACGTGGGCTAGAAACTAGCACGTACTTGGCCACTTCACCGCTAAATAATGTGATAAGTCAGTCTAAAATTAAGCCGACAAAAGCTTTTGCACCACTAAGAGGTCAAACAATAAATGCACGTTCGAGAATATTTGGTCAAACGCGTACAGGTTCGCCTATCAATAGAAGAGTATTTGCTAGAAGACCGAACTTAGCGCAAGCGAACAAAACACGATTTATTCCCACGCAAACAAATTCACCCGAGAGAACCAAAGCactcatacaaaataaaatagaaatggCTAAAAAATCCGAAAAGCAGTTGGCGCAATCACCGACTATAACAATGTTAGAGCGTGAGGCTAGTATAAGGGTGGAGAAAGCTGCAAGCATATCAGAGATGGTAGCAAATGGGTTTTCATTATCGCGTGCTTTATCACCCATTAAATTGGCAGCTGAGTCGTATTCGATACCGCATTTGAATAGTGTAGTGTCAAAATCGGGTAGATCAACCCCACATTCGCTATTAGAAGTTGTGGAACAAGCTGTGGAACGTACGAAAACCGGTGGGAGCACTACGACAGAAGGAGGTGAGGAGGTGGTGTTTGGAGAAATTGGTAAAAGAAACCAAAAAGTGAACAAGGCCACCAACGAGGAAAAGCAGGAAAGCAAGAGGTGTGGCGAAACTATGAAAAGTGGAAATATAGCTGAAGCTACATCTTCAAAGTCAAACTCTCGAGTAATAAAAGGAGCTGAAGGAAAGATTGAGCAGCCAGTTGATAAGACCAACAAGCCAGCACCTAGAGAAAATCAAACAGTGAAATCTACCGCAGCCGTTGGTCGGAGTAAAACAGATACACCAAACTTTAACCGAAATAGCTCTGAAAACCAGAGTCCTACAAACCGAAATTTTGCAACTAAGGAACGTTTCAGCCCAAGCTCCTATAAGAATGTAAATTTGAATAATGTGGTTGAGGATAGCAAACCCAGTAGCTGGAGGTATTCTGGCTCTGGAGGTAGAGACCAATCGAGCAGCCGGTCAAAAGCTTCAGAAAATATATTTAGAACGACACCACATGCACAATACAAAAGAGGAAATTTTCAAAAGAACCAAGCAAGAAAAAACTCCGAAAAAGGAAAAAGTACTTCCAGCAATTGGAAAAGCTCTTCTGGAGAAAATGACGaagttaaatatacaaatataagtAATCGCTTCGAACCTATTTCTAGTAAAGAAGCTCTTCCTAGCCTGGAATTGCAAAGTCATCCAGGAACTACCGAGCTTGAGCAAGACGACAGTACTAACGCATCAAGTGAGGTGAGCAATGATTCAGATTTAAGTCAGACCAATGCTTATCATATCAGTAAAAAAGCCATCTACAGCACAGAATCGACAGAAGAATATGAGACTAAGTCGTCAAGTAATTATCATCAGAAAAACGAAGAGGGTTGGGAATATGAACATCAAAATCATATCCACAATATTGACGAAAATCTGTCAAGAGCTTCAAAGAGACTTGTAAGAGCCAATCAAagtaaaaatgcaaaaaataataGCCAACAAAGTCCACAAAACAAAGCAGCAAACACTGTCACCAAAACAGGGCCCAAATCGAAAGCTCACAAAAACTCTCAAGTTTCCAACTCACTTAACAGTTCGCCATCAAAATCCTCAAAGTCTTCCAACAGCATAGTTATAGGCATGATTGCTTCAACACCCGAAACAGAAGATTATAATGAAGTTGAAGTACCCAACCGCTTAAATGTAGAGTTCAAGGAAGCCTACGAAACAATTCAGGAAATGATTCAGTCAACAACCGAAACAGACGATTATAACGAAATCGCAGCGTCGAATCGATACGTCGATAATTTCAAAACACGCCATAAAACAACTGATGAAACGTTGCTCTCAACAACAGAAACAGATGAATTTAACGAAACTGAGCCAACACAACTATTACATGAACAGCTTCGAACACAGCACGTAACAACTAAAGCAACGCTTCTCTTAAAAATCGAGTCCACGGAAGTGTCTAGCGAAGACGCAACGCGCAATCGACTAAACGAACGATATGCTGAAACAACTGATAATACGAACATCTACCAAACAAGCAATGAAGAAGAAAATACACAAACTGAGGCTGATGATGTTTCAACGGAGCCACCTACATTTAACTCCTCCACCGAAGTAGAAAATATTTCGACGGAGTCGCCTTCTACCGATTTCGAAGAACCTACGCAAAATAAGATGACATTGTATCCTCCTGACGCCAATGAAAATAATATTATTTATGCTGCCACTTCTCTTGAAGATTTATTACAACTATTACCGCCACAAACTGCCTACCTCAAATTGGGTCGGAGTGCAACCATGATGGCGCTACGTTCATCCACTCCCTTACTCGATCCTCAATCCATTTCATATCGCAGCACACCGCAAAGACGTTATAAACGTCACTCAGTTTGCGATGGTTGCCATGACGACAGGGTGCCAATTGTGACCGAACTAAGTTCGGTTGCTCTTAGTCGTTCGCCCTTAGTACCGCCGAGTCCCGTTAAAATGCGTGATCGTTGCGCTGGATGCTATAATAAATATGTGATAAAGTAg
- the LOC137253197 gene encoding uncharacterized protein isoform X3 produces the protein MPSRRAGAGAVRRKHSIGNLRRAHPASGATWNVQVVRGKMSSKCLWHACRALVLGLTLMLLGAGMATIGYYADYLSTGSELRGNATVRVKNDLKGLHLNNLSYVGPIVMGFGGFIVVASCVMTFEARDSAAKVVPARFRAGTTGSKTTMRSNQSSATSQRRAIGIQLQTTRWDQQFGVFRTSPAKPPPQTTPQPFDREALTAELIKFSKSLSSGRQVKPRGARISNSLVQRNTRENGGPCTLLQPPPTANKLYWHAASFDDGARTEKLQLSRATIADMAKRSDTAKRHVLARQKPIEHEEDRSSPLGNRRSSTMSDASYSGRWTARCASIASRASSIDSRRIQVDLHSPEVTPKSILRSPKRYSSGPSATPSVEKEFRSQLSVCSEPPAALHQLSGQSSLEPCFPEESVDMPDEKQRTNINGLPSTPESLSVAIQTTSLTSVHQLEDIPPPLPKKLNSILKKARPDTLSLTSSNNTKSAIENELKQSLCRSNSSRTYYRPKPKLPKETDDSIFYIRSASKRPSTESNDLYDSVQVINERRTTLLRTESEAALNHENKTSRSSLLTEIPERAQNNASIDVEEKESEDQTVAIAAKGNNVALEIEPDVSKPPMTHRSVE, from the exons ATGCCATCACGTCGAGCGGGTGCTGGGGCAGTGCGTCGTAAGCACTCAATCGGTAATTTACGTCGTGCTCATCCAGCCTCGGGCGCAACATGGAACGTGCAGGTGGTGCGTGGCAAAATGTCATCAAAATGCCTCTGGCATGCATGTCGCGCACTGGTGCTTGGTTTGACGCTAATGCTGCTTGGAGCCGGTATGGCTACGATAG GTTACTACGCCGACTATCTTTCCACAGGCTCTGAGCTGCGTGGTAATGCGACAGTGAGAGTCAAAAATGATCTGAAGGGTCTGCATCTTAATAATCTTTCCTATGTCGGTCCCATAGTGATGGGTTTTGGTGGTTTTATAGTAGTGGCTTCATGTGTCATGACCTTCGAAGCGCGCGACTCGGCAGCTAAAGTTGTACCGGCAAGATTTCGTGCAGGCACGACCGGCAGTAAGACAACGATGCGTAGTAATCAGAGTAGCGCTACATCACAGAGGCGTGCCATAG GCATACAACTGCAGACGACACGCTGGGATCAACAATTTGGCGTATTTCGCACATCACCCGCTAAGCCGCCACCGCAAACCACACCTCAACCCTTCGATCGTGAAGCGCTTACAGCCGAGCTTATCAAATTTTCTAAATCACTCAG TAGTGGACGCCAAGTAAAACCGCGTGGCGCACGCATCAGTAATAGTTTAGTACAACGTAATACGCGTGAGAATGGTGGTCCGTGTACTTTGCTTCAGCCTCCGCCAACAGCAAATAAGCTCTATTGGCATGCTGCCTCGTTTGATGATGGTGCTCGTACGGAGAAGTTACAACTTTCGCGTGCCACAATCGCCGATATGGCTAAACGTTCGGATACGGCTAAACGTCATGTGCTGGCACGACAGAAGCCGATCGAGCACGAAGAGGATAGAAGTAGCCCGTTGGGTAATCGCAG aAGCTCCACAATGTCGGATGCATCATACAGTGGCCGCTGGACGGCACGCTGCGCTTCGATAGCTAGTCGCGCCTCAAGCATTGATTCCCGACGGATACAAGTTGATTTGCACAGTCCTGAAGTTACACCAAAATCAATATTGCGCTCGCCAAAACGTTATAGCTCCGGACCATCTGCGACTCCGTCGGTGGAAAAAGAGTTTAG GAGTCAATTAAGCGTTTGCTCAGAGCCACCAGCGGCTTTACACCAGCTTTCCGGTCAATCAAGCTTAGAACCATGCTTCCCCGAAGAAAGCGTCGATATGCCTGATGAAAAACAAAGAACGAACATTAATGGATTACCTTCAACGCCGGAATCACTCAGCGTTGCCATACAAACCACCTCTCTAACATCAGTACACCAACTAGAGGATATACCTCCACCACTACCCAAAAAATTAAACAGCATACTAAAGAAAGCACGTCCCGATACTCTATCACTTACTTCCAGTAACAACACAAAATCTGCCATAGAGAATGAACTCAAGCAATCACTTTGTCGTAGCAACTCTTCGCGTACTTACTATAGACCTAAACCGAAACTGCCCAAAGAAACGGATGATAGCATATTTTATATACGCTCCGCAAGTAAACGTCCCAGCACGGAAAGTAATGATCTCTACGACTCAGTTCAAGTGATAAATGAAAGACGTACCACGCTTCTGAGAACAGAGAGCGAAGCGGCGCTTAATCATGAAAATAAAACAAGCAGATCATCGCTATTGACGGAAATACCGGAACGTGCTCAAAATAATGCATCCATAGATGTGGAAGAGAAAGAGTCGGAGGATCAAACAGTTGCTATTGCTGCGAAGGGAAATAATGTTGCTCTAGAAATTGAGCCAGATGTAAGCAAACCACCGATGACGCATCGCAGTGTAGAATGA